The Rhodothermaceae bacterium genome contains the following window.
TGAAATTCCACAGAGGCTCCTTGAGCAGCTACGGGAGCCCAATGAACAAAAACGCGGTGGGCGTCTGGTCGTGCCGGTGGGAGATAAGAACGGACAACTTATGACAAAGGTGACTCGGACTGGTAAAGACTCTTATGAATCAAGTAAGCGCGGAGATTTTTTATTCGTCCCGCTGGTGAGTTCTAAATAATCACTGTTTCAGCCGGGCCCTCATAGGCCTTGATCAAGGCACGCTTGGCATCATCACGCAAGTGGTCGGCGGTTTGATGTTCATTGGTCATGGCCACTGCGCCAATGAATGCTCCTCCGGTGAGCAACCCTCCCTGATTTGCAATCTCACTTTGAACCTTGTGGTGCCAGTCCGCGAGTGCATCTTTTTGGCAATTCTTAAAGACGCCGTACAGTAGTTCACCAAATTTGATCACACGGCTATTTGGATCTACACGAAGCAAGCAATCTGAGAATGTTTTTTCGATATCATCAAGAAAATCCCCGTACATTTTGGCCAGTGTCTCTGACCTCTGAGGAACCACGAGGGCAAATACGAGGTCTTTATCCTCAGCTCTTGCCGTCATCATTTCCTCGTAAATTATCTCGTGCCGAGGGCGATTCGGGTCTTCCCTGTAGAACAGTAGCGCGAGCGTCTGCCCGAGGTTTTCGAGTAACTCTTTGGCACGGGGGTGAGACAGTCCGCTCTTAGTTATGGTGTCTACAATTAGTAGCTTATCAGTTTCTCCAATGGAAGCAACTCCGATGTAGGTGATGCTGGCTGGTTTCCTGCTGTAGGTCAGGTGATTCGACTGCAGACCTTGGGAACCAACAGGATGAATTGCCACAGATTCGGATTCCTCCAGAAGGTTATACTTCAGAACAAACGACTCTCCACGTGAGCGTATCCAGTCGAAGCCCGCGGTACCACAAACCTCGTACTCGTAGTCATCCGAGATCGGGCGAATAATTCCGACTGCATGAGCGTCAAGTACGGCACGGAATCCTTGCAGGATTGGAACTAGAATATGTTTATCAAGCGGATTGTTGGGCACGTATGGAGTGGGTGTGTCTCCAGGACTAGGTTGGGGAGTCTCTGTTAGCAGGCTCAGTTGAACCACCCCGGGTGCATCTGCGGCTGCGTCCTGGGTTTTCTGGTCAGAAAGTAATTCTTCCGAGTCTGCAGGAGATTTGTCCGAGTCTACCGGGCGAATATCCAGGATTCCTAAATCAGCTAATGATTCTTCTTCATTTAGTGCCTGAGCCTCTGAATCTGAGGTTTTTGGCTTACGGTTACGTTTCGAGGAAGGAATAGCAATCCACAGGATCAGCGAGATCAGAATGAGGCCTGCCATTGGGATGTATTTCCACCACTCATTGATCCCAATTGAGTTGACAGTGAAGAGCGTAATGGTCGACGCTACGATGGCCAGGATAGTAAAGGTGATTCGCAGCATACGTAGTCGTTAGAATAGGTGTATTATAAGGGGCAAAAATACCGAAACATCGCCCAAAATACAAACCGCTGAACACAAGGATCCGTTTGGGCTTCCATCGTTCCGCTAGGATACAATTCAGAGCATCTTTTCACCAATGCCGATTCAGTTTTCTTGGCTGTTGAAGGCCGTTATTGGATGTCCAGTGAGTCAGGTAGATCGTTTCGCTGCAGATTTGGGTTGAGCAGTGGGCCGGTCAGAGGGAGATCAAAACTTGTTAGAAAATGTGCAAGCGTAGAAAACCAGAATTCTTGTTGGAATTCAACCCACCTGTCTTCATCGGACAGATCTGTCATTTTGTGTTCTTCTATATCAAGGTAGAAACTACGCGGCCAATCAGGGAATCGGTCCTGTGCATCTTTGACGATCTGGAATGCTGCCTGAGCGGCTTCTGGAAAACTCATCTCCTGGGTTACAATCATGTAGATTGATACCGTGTTGTCAAAATTCATCCAGATTCCAGGAGATTCCGGTTTGTTGTACTCTGGAATAAAAGGGGGATTATCAGTGTGGTCCCCCATGATAACAGATGGAAATGATAAGCTGAGTGTATCTCCCACACATCGGCCCGTTGACGTGAGAATCCAATTGAGAAAAAGTTCTGTGTTTGATCACAACGGGCCGGTGAATCGGTCTTTACGCATTGCGAAAAGATGAAAAAAACGGTGCCCGGGACTGGAATCGAACCAGCACGCCCGTAAGGGCACTGCCCCCTCAAGACAGCGCGTCTACCTATTCCGCCACCCGGGCTGATGGTGATCCCGCCAGGGCTCGAACCTGGGACCCTCTGATTAACCTACCACACCGGCTTTCACCGGCCATCTGGATTCATGTTGTGGTCTGGACCATCTCTTCACCCTTCCATTTGATGGGGTAGGGTGGGCTGCGTATGGCCTCTGAGGGCTCTCTCGAATCCGCACCACGCGGAAAAGGGTCCAGAATGAGTCCCAATAACCCGGCACGGTTAACGGGAACGGACTGGATTGCCCAATTCAAGGTTGCCTGCTGATTACCCATCTATCCGCCGCATTTTTACGTGTGACGACGTAGCGACGACTTTAGGGCGTCCCAGCATACAGCAGCCTCCACTCATACAGTTTCCTGCATGAGGCTCCATGACTTAAAGTCAGATGCTCTTCCAACTGAGCTACGGGATCAGAATTTAGAGAACTAACAACCCACCAATTTACGGCAAATTTTCCGAATGCTCAATCCTTTGCTCCTGCATTTCCCAGAGTATTTTCATGGGGAAGCGAAGGATCAGTTGTCCCTTTAACTTCGAAGGATCAAAATTGATGAACCCATGCGCCAGATAAATCTCTGTTGGGAGGCAGCGCCAGAGAAATTTAATCTCCCGGTCTCCTTGTCGGTAGTCGCGTGTGATAATCATTCCAACCAGATGCTCTAGACCAGAGCCAACAAATACATCCACTCCAGAACCGTCAGAGCTTATAGTATTACGGATGAACCCATAGTCCATCGGATAAATAATATCTGGATATCGGGGATGGGGCGTTTCTCTGGGGCGATCCAGCAGGATGCCCTCGGAGAGGATTAATCTTTCCCAGCGCTCCCAGGGAAATCGGTCTTGTAGCAATAATGCATAGGCATCGGTCATTCAGGTTCCGGAACAGACCGAATGTTTAATTCACTGAGTCGTTCAGGTTCAACCGTTGAGGGGGTGCCAGACATGGGCTCCTGTGCACTTTGTGTTTTTGGAAATGCAATCACTTCACGGAGAGACGTTGATTGTGAAAGTAGCATGACAATCCGATCCAGCCCCATGGCGATTCCTCCATGCGGAGGGGCTCCATAACGCAGAGCTTCCAGTAAAAATCCAAATCGCTCTTCACTCTCTTCGTCGGGAATTCCCAGAGTATCGAACATCTGTTTTTGAACTTTTTGATCATGGATACGGATTGACCCTCCTCCAATCTCCATTCCATTGAGCACGATATCATAGGCGCGGGCTCGAACATGTGCCGGATCGCTCGAAAGCAGCTCCAGATCATCTGTTTTTGGGGAGGTGAATGGATGGTGCATGGCTGAATAGCGTTTTTCCCGCTCATCCCATTGCAGCAGCGGAAATTCGGTAATCCATGCAAACTGCCAGGAGCTCTCATCGATACAGCCAAGCTCGCGGGCCATATGCAGCCGGAGGGCTCCCATTTGCTCCTGTACCGTGGGCCATTTGCCACAAAGGATCAGCAGGAGATCTCCCGTCTTGGCCCCAGATACCTGGATTGCTTCGGTTACAAATTCCTCTGGAAGTACATGACTTTTTACAGAGCAGTTTGGAGGGGTGCCGTCGGAAGGGATTCGCACATGAATCAGGCCACCGGCTCCGATTCGTTTCCGCACCACCGTCTTATCCAGGCGATCCATATATCCTCTGCCTTTGTCGCCAAACTCTGGAATAACCAGCCCCAATACCGACCCTCCTGCAGAAAGGGCCTGATCGAATACCCGGAATCCTGAATTTTTGAACGCAGAACTGAGATTGCATATCTGAAGATCAAAACGCAGGTCAGGCTTGTCGGAGCCATATCTCCAGAGTGCATCTTGGTAGGTCAGCCGCGGAAAAGGGGTGGGCAGCTTAATGCCGAGAACCTCGTCCCAGAGTGCTACCATCAAGCCTTCGGTCAGGGAATAGATTGCATCCTCCGTTGCAAAGGCCATTTCCACATCAATCTGCGTGAACTCCGGTTGCCGGTCGGCACGCAGGTCCTCATCTCTGAAGCATTTAACAATCTGAACATATTTGTCCAATCCCCCGATCATCAGGAGCTGCTTATAGGTCTGTGGGCTCTGAGGAAGGGCGTAGAAGGCCCCTGGATGCACCCGGCTTGGAACCAGATAGTCGCGTGCACCTTCTGGCGTTGATTTCATGAGGGTTGGCGTTTCCACTTCAAGGAATCCCTCTGCATCAAAATAGCGGTGGATCACCTGGTAAACCTGATGTCTCAGGATCATTTTCTGCAACAAATCCGGTCGCCTGAGATCAAGGTACCGATATCTCAGGCGCAGATCTTCAGAGGCTAGCTTCGTCTTTTGTGTGTGACTGGAGATAGAAAATGGTAAGGCCTCCGATTCGGCAAGAATACAGAGGCTCTCAACCCGAACCTCAATCCTCCCCGTTGGGAGTTTGGGATTCACGGTTTCGGGTGAGCGCAGTGCGACAAAGCCCATGACGGATATGACGTACTCGCTGCGCAGGCGGTCTGCAAGTTCATGCGCAGCGGGGTTGTCCTGAGGCGAGAACACGATTTGCGTAAGGCCATAGCGATCCCGGAGATCTACAAAAATGACCCCTCCGAGATCACGCCGTGTATCTACCCAACCTTTTAGTACAACCTGCTCGCCTAGATGTACGTCCGAGAGCTTGCCACAGGTATGTGTTCGATCTGGATGTTGATTTGTAATGTTTTCGGAAAAGCCAGACATCGTTAGTATGTGATTTTTCGGCCTAAGCCAAACAATCGGTAAATATACCGGATACGCGCGTAGGAGTAACTATTTTTCGTGAGAAGATTTCACAAAATCAAACAGACCTCGTATCTTGCGTCGCTACACTACAGATAAAAGTGATGACAACAGGCACTAAACCCCCACATGCGGCACAATGGTTCGGCCATCCCCGGGGGCTTTCTACATTATTCTTTACGGAGCTCTGGGAGCGGTTTAGCTATTACGGGATGCGAGCGCTTTTGGTGCTATTTATGACGACTGCAGCTGCGGAAGGGAACCCGGGATTGGAGTTTGGGGAAGGCAAAGCTGGAGCGATCTACGGCTTATACACTTTTTTCGTGTACGTCCTGGCTTTACCTGGTGGATGGATTGCAGATAATCTTTGGGGGCAGCGTAAGGCGGTTTTTGTTGGAGGATGCATTATTGCATTGGGGCATTTCACGATGGCTGGCCCACTGGTAGGTTTCCCGGATAACGGCAGTTTTTTCCTAGGGTTGATGTTCATTGTCATTGGCACAGGTCTGCTTAAGCCGAATGTAAGTACCATGGTCGGAGACTTGTATCCAGAAGGTGGTGCAAGGCGGGATGCAGGGTTTTCGATTTTTTATATGGGAATCAATCTTGGGGCATTTGCCGGGCCAATCCTGACCGGATTACTGGGCGAAGCCTACAATTGGCATTATGGATTCTCTCTGGCAGGCGTAGGCATGATCTTCGGACTGATTCAGTATCGTATGGGCACAAAATATTTGGGGGATGCCGGCTTGCTGAAATCAGATGTATCCGAAGATACATTAAAGAGAAAAACGCGCGTTACTTATATCGTTTTGGCTTCCTCATTTGTGATTGCTGCTGTGGCAGGCACGCTACTTTTGCAGGCGCTCCCCCTGGAGACACTCGCTGCCTGGCTTGGGTATGCGGTGATCGGAATTGCAGTGGCATTTTTTGCTTACCTCCTCATTTTCACTAACCATACCAAATTGGAAAAGAAGCGTTTGGTTGTCATTTTCTGGTTATTCATTCTGGCCGCCATTTTCTGGTCGGGATTTGAGCAGGCAGGATCATCCCTCAACCTATTTGCCCGTGATTCTACGGATCGGATGTTGGGTGGATGGGAATTGCCGGCCAGTTGGCTTCAATCGGTCAACTCCACGTTCATCATCATTCTTGCACCTGTATTTGGTTCTCTCTGGATTACGTTGGCCAGACTTAAGCGAAATCCATCCATTCCCGCAAAATTTGCTCTTGGATTATTAGGGCTGGCGGGGGGCTTTTTTGTCATTGCCTGGGGCGCGGCGAATGCAGAGGATGGGTCCCTGGTATCTCCGGTCTGGCTAGTTGTCATGTATTTTCTGCACACGGTGGGAGAATTGAGCTTAAGTCCGGTTGGGCTTTCTTCAATCACCAAGTTGGCACCTGTAGGAAGGGTGGGGCAAATGATGGGGGTATGGTTTATTGGAACTGCACTGGGCAACTTGTTCGCAGGACTCGTTGCAGGGCAACTGGAGACGCTGGATGCGGCGGCTCTATTTGGCAACGTAGCGATGATCATTGGGGTTTCAGGGGTTGTGGCCCTTGCCGCGTTCCCATTCATCAAGCGTCTGATGGGAGACGTAGATTAGGGCCAGGCATTCATTTGCGGCGATTGACCGACGTTGCCAGCCTAGCGGGGTATCTGATTCAGTTGAGGAAAATCATCGGATTGGAACATGGCTCTGTCGTAAATCGTGGTAAATGAAAGATTTGAAACTCCAAATCAACCACAGTCCGAATCGGATAGATTCTAACCAATTCTGGCACCATGCCATCTAGTGAAGGGCCAAAACATTACATTAAGCGTTTTGCACGACGCCTCGGTTTTGATGTCATACGATTCAACGCGCGCTCTTCACCTGTGGCAAGACGAATTAAGTTATTCCAGCACTTTGAAATAGGTTGCGTGCTTGATGTCGGAGCAAGTACCGGCGGATATGGCGCTGAGCTCCGTTCCACTGGCTATGATCAGCGCATTATCTCATTTGAACCATCTTCTGATGCGTTTCGCGTGCTTGAAGCCCGTGCAAGCCGGGATGCCCTCTGGGACACAGTTCAGCTCGCACTCGGAAAGGAATCAGGTGAAGCGACGCTGAACCTCTCTAACAATCTTGAGAGCAATTCCATTCTACGTATAAAGGATCGCCACACAGCGGCTTACCCCCAAGCGAAGTATGTCGGGCAAGAGGTCATTGCAGTAGATACTCTTGACCATGTGTTTGATCGCTACTGTACCACCGATACTCCTATCTTTTTGAAGATTGATGCCCAAGGTTACGAGCACCAAGTACTCTTGGGTGCCGAAGCTTCATTAGCGCACATCAGAGGAGTCCAGGTCGAATTATCGCTCGAGCCGATGTATGAGAATGAGACGCCTTTCTTGGAAGTCATCACATACCTCCAGGCACACGGGTTTAACCTCATGTCTCTTCAGCCGGTCATTGACGATCCTGTTACAGGTCAATTGCTCCAGGTTGATGGACTTTTTTTCAGGCCACTCACCGAGTGAACGGAGGCCTTGCACCGGTAGGTCAGCGTATTATCTGGTCTTTCCCACCCAGATCAATTTGCCGCTATAATGAGGTTTAGTGCGCCCGACAGGAAAATGCGCATTCTATGGCACATTTTAAAACCGAGTTAAGCGAGGTGACCATAAATCTGGTTAAAGATGACTTCAGAAAAGCCCTCTGCTGTATGATGATCACCAAACGTTGAAGCTTTTATTGTGTCAAATGGAAAGTTTTGTGGCGATTCTAACCACTGCGACATACCGCTGGCTATGTCATCTGGTCTGGAAGATTCGACTTCAATACCGAGTCCAAAATCACGGATGTAACGCCCGATAAGTCCATAATTGCTTCCCAATACTGGTTTACCAGCCTGGGCAGCACGAACCAGAATGCCACTGGATCCGGCGTGTCGCTGATAGGGCAACAGAATAAGATCAGAGGCGGAAAATAGATTGATCATCTCCGTATCGGATACAAATCGCAATACCTTTACTATCTGCACTCTGGACGACTTTTTTAAGATATCTAACTGTTCCATTAGTGCGTCCTGATAAGCAGGTGCCACGTGTCCAACGAGTGCCAAGCACAGTTTGGTTTGATTTTCGCGGGAAAGTAAGCGGACTGCATCCAACGTTTGAGTGACACCTTTACGTTCGGCTAAACTGCCAAAGAAGAGTGCTAATCTACGTTCGGATTCCACGCCCCATTTACACCGTGTCTCTGATGGACTGATGGAAGGAAGCTGTGGCTCAACGCCGTCTGGCAGCGGAAGAATACGCACAGTTGGAGAACTGTATTCTTCTGCGAAGTACGGATCAAGGCTGAAAAGATGTTTAAAATGTGGATTGCGAAGTGCCGCGGCTAAAAAAATACGTTTGCGCATATATCGCGCAAAATCACCAAGACCATCCCGAAACCTGATCCGCTGTCCAGCACGTAGAAAAGGCCGAAAATATATTCCTGAAATTGAAACTGGATGTTTAAACCTGAGTCCGAAAGAGAGAGAGAGTTGGAAATGGTCAAAATCCAATAGCAGGCAGTGTGTAGGCTTCAACTCGTTCAGAGAATTCTTAAGGATGTGCCCCTGCATTCTGGCAGTCTGGACAAGGCTTCCTGACGAGGGCAGCTCAGGCAATTCCCGGATATCAGCACGGTCACATCGCTTGACCAGCTCAACTAGGTCGGGATGTTTTTTCAAGAGCGAGGGCGTGACCATAATAGATAGGTGGCCTCGAAATGTTCGCGCACACCAATATTGCGTGAGCTGCTTTACATACTGGCCATGATGGCCAGTAGCATTCAGGTCAAAAAGAACAAGGTGCGGCATATTCATTTGTTGGCTCTCCCTTGAATGAGATGGGTCTTCTTCCCGGTCAGGCACATTGCAAATTGGTTGCCGATCCATCTATTTTTGCGTTAGTGCATCGGTAGCCTGGGGCAAGGCCACGAGATAGTCCTTCAAAAGAAGGATCACGGAAGGTACCTGCACACACAATGAGCCGTCCAACTGACTGTTTACTCAGTTTTTCCAGAATGGGACACTGATACTCGGATACGAAACGTGCCACATAGGCAATCGGGTGGTTCATGCAGATGCCTGTTTAAGGACATGCTCAAACTGATCGGTGATTTTACCGATCTCAAATTTTTCGTCTGCCCATCTCCGAGCACTTTCACCCATGGCCTGACATAACTCCGGTTCATCTAGAAGTAGTTGGGCTTTCTGAACAAATCCAACGTGATCGTTTGGATCTATGATAAATCCTGCCCCTGAGTCCTCAATTATCCGCGCTGCAAGATTTTCCTTGGGGATGGCCGCAAGAACTGGCCGGCCCGCGCAGAGACAGGTCAGCACTTTTGATGGCACGGAAAACTGTCCTGCATCCTCAGTGAGTAAAACCAGAAGCAGTTGTGCACTGGCATACATCGCAGGTAGTTGATCCGCTTCCTGGTAGGGTAAAACCGTCAGGTTATCGAGATTATGCTCAGTAATTACTTTCGTAAGCCAATCTGCACCTGCTCCCTGAGAAACGACTATAATTTGAGCACGACTACCGACCTGTTGTGCAAGATGTAGCAGGATAGCAGGATTGTGCTTCATGCTCAATGTACCCGCATAAAGTAGAATCGGGCGTTGATTGAGTTTATTTCTTTGTGCCCATATCGAAGGATTACCTTGAAATCTATCCAGAGTACCCCAGTTTTCGATCACATAGCAGCGATCAGGTATAATCCCAAATTTCTGAAGGGCAGGAGTAAAATCCTCCGTGATTGAAATTACAGCATCACTCCTTCGAAGCAATCGTCCCTCAAGTGACTGAAAGTAGCGACCAATGACAGAAGAAATAAGGGGTAGCTTCGATTTGAGGACCCTGGAAGTTGCCAATCCAATCAGGTCCTGGAGCCAGAACACAAATGGGATACCGTTTTGTTTGCATGATCTCAGGATGCGTTCCTGTGCACTGAGCGGTGCATTTGCAGAAATCACGATATCCGGGTTAAAATTCAGAATGACACGAGCAGCCAAGCGCCCATATTCCTGTTCCTGAATCCACCGCTGAACGAGATTGTATTTGTTGAGTGGGCGAGAGGTTTGGACAGGTAGGAGCGTGAAGTCGGCAGGGCTATCACATACATTATGAGGGGTTGTGACTAGGCTGTCACAATAGGCGTGACCGACATCATGTCCACGATCTTGAAGAGCTTGACTCAGCGTAACCGGGAAGGCGTAGGCCCCGAAATCGTGGATCAATACTCGCATGATTCAACAGTTCAAAAGCATGATATCTCACCGCTAATCAACCATGCATGGCTGATTTATTCCCAGGTGCTGCTCAAGTAATACGTATGTGTCAGGGTAGCATGCATATGGAATTTACGGTCCGATGCATCATTGATTTTGCACAACCTCTCATCGTACGGAGGAGAGAATCCAATAATTCATTTGAGGGGGCAGACTTACGTAAGATGTCTCTTAGGTATGGCTATTAGGCGCAACAGCCCGATTTGATGATCGCTCGCCGGCGCCAACCGCTAATCCTGCCGCGATGGCAATAATAAATAACTGATTCTTCAGAAAAAATGGATTCCCAACCAGGGTGGTAATGGTCAATGCGATAAGGGGGATAGCACCCGCCAAGCCAGCCAAACGAGTCCAGTGATCTGCTGTATCACTCCGAAATGCATGCAGTCCCAGTTTTACAGTCGAATACCAGAAATATAGTACTAATCCGAGCCCCCAAAGGCCATATTTGTACCAGAGACCGACATATCCATTGTGCACAAACGAATCTATGTCCGTTGACTGATGAACGATATCGTAAAACACGTAGGATACGCCAGGCCCATATCCGATCAGGGGATTCATTATAATTTTCTCGAGCACGGCTTGAGTCTCCCGGAATCGGTTCACGAGAGACAGATCTTGCGTAAATGCCGTAGCAATTGTGCTAAAACGTTCCGCAATCCCCTCGATAATCACATTCAGAAATGGACCAATCAGGATATATCCGATGCCAAGGATCAGGACACTTATGATGGTGCCGATCGTCAGTATTTTGACTCGTTCCGGGGTACGAACAAGTAGGACGAGGACGAACGCCCCAAGCATAAATGCCAGCCAGGCTCCCCGGGCCTGCGTCATGATCAATCCAGCGAACGTGAGTGCCACGGCACTTGCAGAAAGTAGCAGTGAAATAGGATTTCGGGCATAGACCAACAGGGTTAGGCTCATGAGTGAACCAATCGTGAGAAGCGCGTCGTTCACAACCACTCGTGATCCAGAAATATGCGATAAATGTGTGGCATTTGACAAATCCGATGCATATTCAAATGAATTTGTAATAGCCACCACAACGCTCATCATAACCACGGTAGTGAGCATGAGCTTTGGACCTATCCGATGATGAACGACGGCGTGTTTAACCGGGAAGTAAACCAGTAGCATAGAGAGTGAAACCAACTCGCTGAATGCCACTAGAAAGTCCCCACGGAAGAAATATGTTAGGATTAAGGTTGCCGGAAGCAATCCCAGGAAAACTGCCAGTGCTAAGTCTGTTTTTTCGGTCAGGATGTCGGATGATTCAGAAATCGCATGGCGTAAAAACCACGTCAGGAGGAATGCATAGAGATAGGCTGCATAGGCAATCTCAATTACTTGGAACCCTTCTTCATTGGAGGCTACCAGTACAAACCCCAAAATGGCTATCATCAGGTTGAGGAGGGGGTATGCAAGTAAAATTCTTGCTGCGATAACTCCTAGAACCGCTGCAGGTAGTGCGATTAAATATGGGACATATCCGGTACTGGCCAGGGCGAGGATCAGACCTAGGCTGAGAATGAGCCCAGTTACGATCAAGGCATTTCCGGCGCGGTAGAGCTTCAGGGGAGAGAGTTGAATCCCAACTTGTTGCATGACATGCTCCTTCTCAAGTCTCGGATAGAGTTCCTTACACTACTCCACCGGGGGACAGCTTCGAGGCAATCAGAAGATGATTGCGTTTCCACCAGGCACTGATGAGCGCATAAAGCAGGGAGAGCAGGAAGCCCGAGAACGTACTGACGACGCAGATTGCCGCACGCCAGGGACGGGCTTTCTCTGTGGGTGCGATGGCAGGATCGAGTACTTGTACTGATTTTGCTTCACGCTCCTCAGCCAATAGAGCCTCTTCTAGTACTGGACGTGCAAACTCCAGCAGAGTCGTCAAGACGAGAAATTCTTTCTCCAATCGAACAAACTCAAGTGCAACGTCCGGAAGACTATCCTGCGGTACGGGCATGAGTCGCTCTTGTCCCTCTAAAGCACGATCATAGGATTCCATAGCTCGTTCGACGGCCTGTTGCGCAGCACGCGTCTGGGAATGGTCGGGGCCATAGAGAGACAGCAGAGTTCCATATTCAAGTTCAGCGCGAAAAATCTCGGATCGCCATTCGGTCAGCCCCTCCATAAATGCAGCTCCCTGCGCCGGCAGATCCAGCACGCCGGTCTCCTCCTGGAGTGTGTTGAGTGCCGATAGAACGCTAGTGAGACTGTCCTCCGTTGCCTGGTAACGGTTTTCGACCGTGATACGGTAGGACCTAGCGGTTCTTGTAGATAGATCGATCCCAATCTCATTTAATCGTAAGACAAAGAAATTCGCCATGTCAGCTGCCCGTTGGGCTTCTTTGTCATAAACTTGGACTGCAAGGTAGTTGTATTCGTTGTCGACGACGAACTCAATATTTCCTTCTAACTCTTCAATCGCGTACTCCATGGGAGCATCGCTGTCGGCAAGGTCATACACCTCAATGAGATCAAACTCTTCGATAACACTTTGCTTTACGCTACGGCTGTCCAATATAGCAAGCTCTTGTTGGTAGTCGCTGACTAGTCCTCCAAGAAGGGAGGAGGCACTGCTGCCGATAGGTCCGCCGATCATACTCGAAAGCAAGCCGGAAGATGTTTGTCCGGGGATCAGAAGACGTGTTTCTGCCATATACCAGTTTGGGAGGAAAAGGCTAATGATCACCGCCGCGATGCCGGCAAATCCCGTGACTCCAAGGATAAACCATCGCCGAGCCAGGATTGTCCGAGCCAAAGACCAGACAATCTCCGATGTTTTGGAATTGGTCATCATCGCAGCAGGGCAATAATT
Protein-coding sequences here:
- a CDS encoding lipopolysaccharide biosynthesis protein, translating into MMTNSKTSEIVWSLARTILARRWFILGVTGFAGIAAVIISLFLPNWYMAETRLLIPGQTSSGLLSSMIGGPIGSSASSLLGGLVSDYQQELAILDSRSVKQSVIEEFDLIEVYDLADSDAPMEYAIEELEGNIEFVVDNEYNYLAVQVYDKEAQRAADMANFFVLRLNEIGIDLSTRTARSYRITVENRYQATEDSLTSVLSALNTLQEETGVLDLPAQGAAFMEGLTEWRSEIFRAELEYGTLLSLYGPDHSQTRAAQQAVERAMESYDRALEGQERLMPVPQDSLPDVALEFVRLEKEFLVLTTLLEFARPVLEEALLAEEREAKSVQVLDPAIAPTEKARPWRAAICVVSTFSGFLLSLLYALISAWWKRNHLLIASKLSPGGVV
- a CDS encoding O-antigen ligase family protein codes for the protein MQQVGIQLSPLKLYRAGNALIVTGLILSLGLILALASTGYVPYLIALPAAVLGVIAARILLAYPLLNLMIAILGFVLVASNEEGFQVIEIAYAAYLYAFLLTWFLRHAISESSDILTEKTDLALAVFLGLLPATLILTYFFRGDFLVAFSELVSLSMLLVYFPVKHAVVHHRIGPKLMLTTVVMMSVVVAITNSFEYASDLSNATHLSHISGSRVVVNDALLTIGSLMSLTLLVYARNPISLLLSASAVALTFAGLIMTQARGAWLAFMLGAFVLVLLVRTPERVKILTIGTIISVLILGIGYILIGPFLNVIIEGIAERFSTIATAFTQDLSLVNRFRETQAVLEKIIMNPLIGYGPGVSYVFYDIVHQSTDIDSFVHNGYVGLWYKYGLWGLGLVLYFWYSTVKLGLHAFRSDTADHWTRLAGLAGAIPLIALTITTLVGNPFFLKNQLFIIAIAAGLAVGAGERSSNRAVAPNSHT